From Lampris incognitus isolate fLamInc1 chromosome 13, fLamInc1.hap2, whole genome shotgun sequence, one genomic window encodes:
- the prepl gene encoding prolyl endopeptidase-like yields the protein MAGLSSFHLPFSRFAKAALPLSGGISVCKWGTPRSASATRWYAKSSSISPAESSHSSLERYKDLQRYFNRRIRATYRRFSDIPDNSLVYGLHHVYCVEGDRIYRMDRRQSKFEPEPEQVLCLGQCSTGENQRHQKEEMKEKEEEWTIQRVRLSPQEKHLAATLKNIHREEPRCVVVRLREEASACSLDLPQTILTLDKVFTFEWATDTVLFYTTQEGLRCSRVFRLDLTSNGSRITPVYEDTQADTFVEVALSRDKHMLTINCNSKTSSEVWFIDVTMPSLQPILVQPRQPDLLYHVEHWRGWLVILANTSPGQEYQVLKAPLSEPSMMSWVPLYVPDPGSAVRDLEVAGDHCVLTTRVTTGELVLTVVPLAQPKQTYSIQLPSWACTAATKRPDVANIHRVLEFLLSSPVHPPVPYHLYPKDGFLLLGTEEEGTPPEDLSGSKYFTTRLEAHGQDDTLVPVTLFHAVPVACLREAPLLVHVYGSYGRDLNMDFCPERRLLLEQGWALAYCHIRGGGERGLSWHKQARMGGKQKGVADLLACLYYLFSLGVSSPLLTALTACSAGAVPVGALCNTHPHLMRAVTLQAPFLDVLGTMEDPGLPLTVEEREEWGDPLADPQHRLNITSYCPLHNITPQLYPSVLLTAYRGDARVPLSGIVKYTEKLNKAIQTHFSTHPGSECEPRPNVVLNIQPGADHFGPEDFGLMLEEMALQLAFLYTELGLQPPRHPRKRKR from the exons ATGGCCGGCCTGTCTTCTTTTCATTTGCCGTTTTCTCGTTTCGCCAAAGCCGCGTTGCCGCTATCTGGCGGCATCTCCGTATGCAAATGGGGGACACCGCGCTCCGCGTCCGCTACACGTTGGTACGCAAAG aGCTCCTCGATCTCACCAGCCGAGAGCTCTCACTCCAGCCTTGAGAGGTATAAAGATCTACAGAGGTATTTCAACAGGAGAATTAGGGCAACATACCGCAGGTTCTCTGATATACCTGACAATTCACTG GTCTATGGACTTCACCATGTGTATTGTGTGGAGGGCGATCGAATCTACAGAATGGACAGGAGACAGAGTAAGT TTGAACCTGAGCCAGAACAGGTGTTATGTCTGGGACAGTGCTCCACTGGAGAAAATCAAAGACACCAAAAGGAGGAGAtgaaggagaaagaggaagaatGGACCATCCAGCGAGTGCGACTGTCCCCTCAGGAGAAGCACCTTGCTGCCACGTTGAAGAACATTCACAGGGAGGAGCCAAG GTGTGTTGTGGTAAGGCTAAGAGAAGAAGCCTCTGCCTGTTCCCTGGATCTCCCGCAGACCATTCTCACACTGGACAAAGTGTTCACCTTCG agtgggCCACAGACACGGTCCTGTTTTACACCACTCAGGAGGGTCTACGCTGTAGCAGAGTATTTCGTTTGGACCTGACTTCCAATGGAAGCAGGATAACTCCGGTGTATGAAGACACACAGGCTGA CACGTTTGTGGAAGTGGCCCTTTCCAGAGACAAACATATGCTTACTATTAACTGCAACAGCAAGACCAGTTCAGAGGTGTGGTTTATAGATGTAACCATGCCCAGCTTGCAACCCATCCTTGTTCAACCACGCCAACCGGACCTGTTGTACCATGTAGAGCACTGGAGAGGTTGGCTGGTTATACTGGCTAATACAAGCCCTGGACAGGAGTACCAG GTGCTGAAGGCCCCTCTTTCAGAGCCGTCCATGATGTCATGGGTGCCTTTGTATGTACCTGATCCTGGCTCTGCAGTCCGAGACTTGGAGGTGGCAGGCGACCACTGCGTGTTGACAACAAGAGtaacaactggtgaactggtcCTGACCGTGGTCCCACTGGCCCAACCCAAGCAGACATACAGTATACAA CTCCCCTCCTGGGCCTGCACCGCTGCAACTAAAAGACCAGACGTTGCAAACATACACAGAGTGCTAGAGTTCCTGCTCTCATCTCCAGTCCACCCGCCAGTGCCATATCATCTCTACCCCAAGGATGGCTTTCTTTTATTGGGCACAGAAGAAGAAGGGACCCCTCCAGAGGACTTGAGTGGGAGCAAATACTTCACCACACGCTTGGAGGCCCATGGCCAG GACGACACCCTGGTGCCCGTGACTTTGTTCCATGCTGTACCTGTGGCATGTTTGAGGGAGGCGCCACTGCTCGTTCATGTGTATGGATCGTATGGCAGGGATCTCAACATGGACTTCTGCCCAGAGAGAAGGCTACTGTTGGAGCAGGGCTGGGCACTGGCCTATTGCCACATTAG GGGTGGAGGGGAGCGGGGTCTGTCCTGGCACAAGCAGGCTCGTATGGGAGGGAAGCAAAAAGGAGTAGCGGACCTCCTGGCCTGTTTATATTACCTTTTCTCCTTGGGAGTTTCCTCCCCCTTGCTGACTGCCCTTACTGCCTGCAGTGCTGGGGCTGTGCCAGTGGGGGCGCTGTGCAATACACACCCACACCTGATGCGCGCTGTCACGCTGCAG GCTCCATTTCTGGATGTGTTGGGTACAATGGAAGACCCGGGACTGCCTCTGActgtggaggagagagaggagtgggGAGACCCTCTGGCAGACCCCCAGCACAGACTCAATATCACGTCATACTGTCCCCTTCACAACATTACTCCTCAG CTTTACCCCTCCGTGCTGCTGACTGCCTATAGGGGGGATGCCAGGGTGCCATTAAGTGGAATAGTCAAGTATACTGAGAAACTGAACAAAGCCATTCAGACACACTTCAGTACTCACCCTGGATCag aATGTGAGCCAAGGCCTAATGTGGTTCTCAATATACAACCTGGAGCAGACCACTTTGGACCAGAAGACTTTGGGCTGATGCTGGAGGAG ATGGCGCTCCAGCTGGCCTTCCTCTACACGGAGCTGGGCCTGCAACCTCCTCGACATCCACGGAAGAGGAAGAGATAG
- the LOC130123059 gene encoding calmodulin-lysine N-methyltransferase-like, with protein sequence MDGESTECTEKNAGENEPASSPLPENPNEPTDAPIHHPARIVTPGTGVARARWTLLRQVLRQKQVDNPEVKQVSVRRFATFDLFARLKVVTPDTNDPSDDPWVEYRSVSYPEYSAFLRDNLGPLRVDEVLKSFDNTGNVSVLCFG encoded by the exons ATGGATGGAGAATCGACAGAGTGTACAGAAAAAAACGCTGGAGAAAACGAACCCGCTTCGTCGCCTTTGCCCGAGAACCCGAATGAACCCACCGATGCCCCCATCCATCACCCCGCTCGGATCGTGACACCCGGTACTGGTGTGGCCAGAGCGAGGTGGACCCTTCTACGACAG GTGTTGCGTCAGAAGCAGGTGGATAATCCAGAGGTCAAGCAAGTGTCTGTTCGCAGGTTTGCAACCTTTGACCTTTTCGCCAGGTTAAAGGTTGTGACCCCTGACACCAATGACCCCTCAGATGACCCTTGGGTAGAGTACAGAAGTGTCTCCTATCCTGAGTACAGTGCCTTCCTCAG AGACAACCTGGGGCCTCTTAGAGTTGATGAAGTGCTCAAAAGTTTTGACAACACCGGCAATGTCT